The Setaria viridis chromosome 6, Setaria_viridis_v4.0, whole genome shotgun sequence genome contains a region encoding:
- the LOC117860760 gene encoding ubiquitin carboxyl-terminal hydrolase 2 isoform X3: protein MVRSKAKSLPEEHQQQAMSPLDSELCDLQEGCAHYTYEGTVHLEKALLDVLTSNHSEHCALCPKEEEEQQKKKGTLCPKEEEEQQQKKKKTKKKGSGAAKVQKKIDMWVCLTCNGHFCVAALIEANSHSRVHAKETQHWWAANYSDPSTVYCFKCDREVPVKIPNLDKNVRTSEIDLTFRIQGLRSLGTESPFNAILQNLLSLKSLRKEMLKLEFPRTATIPIALRKLFVMTSWSAARGAPDQEGLLSLICAAYPNYRMLDSEESFSCLLDALHKEEKEAWAGVPIAANSTVIDSVFGGQFSVTVSCNECPHRFSEDKQFFYLSIPVSSSRPSAFVPPANYCAQPADVTDIEVDEINGPISLENCLKLYTDPEPWICEKCTNRERPKDEEEIRGCNKGAAVRRVLIRVPPPVLALHLKRFNKDCQDQSEKLKGHVQYNENLDIGPFMDPRSEVDGHINYHLAGIVLHSENMTGGHFIANVRAEKSTMKGGALVWFNAIDKQVTRTRIRDFQGEPHLLFYRKVTPDNLRKEDMKAIEQANNNKQGQAAQKEMPCQEAVLSHMDNLVKEDMKVIEEANNNKQGQAAQKEMPCKEAILHHIEIDPVLKVKTPQPLALEMVEGSHRMSTNGNVIRGLPNLTNSCFFNVMLQCLLGLDTLRCKLLAHDVWRGSLSEPLQQLFIETGALNSAQGLLDPSDLFKHTCMVFPRFGSKQHEDTHELLRQFLGRLHVEEVKTRNLPIDIVDDVSTIITSIFSGSLVTTVSAIGCAHGSTKHDSFLDISLAIPSRGCVSIEDCWTLLTEQSAMDEEWPCPDCTCEQKEPVKRNEKGELISVKRNAVQRMLIARPPQVLVVTLKRFTYCSSRSEKLKVDVRFKEMFDMQPFMENRSMEANSLYRLVGVVQHQGTLAQGHYVAYVRANKMGSQMNNNGDSKSWYYASDENVLEASLDQVLSSEPYILFYEKSQLTDINTEPHSSANPTVEETQLQTGAPVSDLSSPPLDELRPWEYQRSRNPHRQARNETYQDNDLLGQKVGVFLNSFILPGDTSLYYHWELIMMCERGSGSRKLNIHYSHLLTFSKGLAMDVCNGYERLTVNLKEAAITFAQSLLASDTNLTESGRKRMQLLASTSTESDTSLELKFIQMPKMHQLLNNCLQPPMTEMMRVYGSLHTSIMTPLPEKCSLVQKLLSDMINSHRDGLSWEGDIDIGDVDVYDDRVSISKEPKSFRIHPKTSPLMISAMERDFNWIAQSVLKKFRVHGALIPYLEAFITMLSEMASYASWWSNTETAEALRELIENHPFLKPAMARANLWSGIFCACSSHDAEDINAEFKTVLNNYVCESWTEQIQYNKMLRCIFKYKNEKSQPGVTAGCGADGPAAGPTASTVGSAAGNDGPVSSTVGSAAGAAGQAENPLGYYEDNAEFLIECLRHLFHHGSGYSFAYRPPHERGNGPRVQLMKSLDETELAGAAFLDEYAMEALTELLKQSAMKGFLGVLQEL from the exons atggtGAGATCTAAGGCCAAGAGCCTGCCGGAAGAACATCAACAGCAAGCCATGTCTCCCTTGGATAGTGAACTGTGTGATCTTCAGGAAGGTTGTGCTCACTACACTTATGAGGGCACAGTACACCTGGAAAAGGCCCTCCTCGATGTTTTAACTTCAAACCATTCTGAACATTGCGCACTTTGtccgaaggaggaggaggagcagcagaagaagaaaggaacacTTTGtccaaaggaggaggaggagcagcagcagaagaagaagaaaacgaagaagaaaggaagcGGTGCTGCCAAGGTGCAGAAAAAGATTGATATGTGGGTCTGTTTGACCTGCAATGGGCATTTTTGTGTGGCAGCACTGATCGAGGCAAACAGCCACAGTCGAGTACATGCCAAGGAGACACAGCATTGGTGGGCTGCAAATTATAGTGATCCATCAACTGTGTATTGCTTCAAATGTGACCGGGAGGTACCGGTTAAGATTCCCAACCTTGATAAGAATGTTAGGACCTCTGAAATTGATTTGACGTTTAGGATTCAAGGGCTACGGAGTCTTGGAACTGAGTCCCCCTTCAATGCGATATTGCAGAATCTGCTCTCCTTGAAATCACTGCGCAAGGAGATGCTAAAATTAGAGTTTCCAAGAACAGCAACCATTCCTATAGCTCTTAGGAAGCTATTTGTAATGACAAGTTGGTCTGCTGCAAGAGGTGCACCTGATCAAGAGGGCCTTCTGTCACTTATCTGCGCAGCATATCCGAATTACAGAATGCTGGACAGCGAAGAATCTTTCAGCTGTTTGTTAGATGCTTTacacaaagaagaaaaagaagcctGGGCAGGGGTCCCTATAGCTGCCAACTCGACAGTTATTGACTCTGTCTTTGGGGGGCAGTTTTCGGTTACTGTGTCTTGCAATGAATGTCCTCACCGTTTTTCTGAAGACAAGCAGTTCTTTTACTTATCTATTCCAGTTTCATCAAGTAGGCCTTCAGCTTTTGTCCCACCAGCAAATTATTGTGCACAACCTGCTGATGTCACTGATATTGAAGTGGATGAAATTAATGGTCCTATATCACTTGAAAACTGCTTAAAGCTGTATACTGATCCTGAACCATGGATCTGTGAGAAATGTACTAACAGAGAGCGTCCAAAGGATGAAGAGGAGATTCGTGGTTGCAACAAAGGAGCAGCAGTTAGAAGAGTTCTTATAAGAGTACCACCACCTGTATTAGCACTTCATTTGAAAAGGTTCAATAAGGACTGTCAGGATCAATCCGAGAAATTGAAAGGGCATGTGCAGTATAATGAGAATCTTGATATAGGGCCATTTATGGACCCAAG ATCTGAGGTGGATGGCCACATTAATTATCATCTAGCTGGCATTGTCCTGCATAGTGAAAACATGACCGGAGGTCATTTCATAGCAAACGTGAGAGCTGAAAAGTCGACTATGAAAGGTGGAGCTTTGGTTTGGTTTAATGCGATAGACAAGCAAGTAACAAGAACCCGGATCCGTGATTTTCAAGGCGAGCCTCACCTGCTTTTTTACCGAAAG GTAACGCCAGACAACCTACGTAAAGAGGATATGAAGGCGATTGAACAGGCAAACAATAATAAGCAGGGACAGGCAGCACAAAAGGAGATGCCATGCCAGGAAGCTGTGCTCAGTCATATGGACAACCTGGTTAAAGAGGATATGAAGGTGATTGAAGAGGCAAACAATAATAAGCAGGGACAGGCAGCACAAAAGGAGATGCCCTGCAAGGAAGCTATACTCCATCATATTGAAATCGACCCTGTGCTGAAGGTGAAGACCCCGCAGCCTCTAGCCTTGGAGATGGTTGAGGGATCTCACCGCATGAGTACAAATGGTAATGTCATAAGGGGCTTGCCAAATCTTACTAACTCATGCTTTTTTAATGTGATGCTCCAATGCCTTCTTGGTCTTGATACACTGCGCTGCAAGCTTCTAGCACATGATGTTTGGAGAGGGTCCCTTTCTGAGCCTTTGCAGCAGCTGTTTATTGAGACAGGTGCTTTGAACTCTGCACAAGGTTTACTTGACCCAAGTGACCTTTTCAAACATACCTGCATGGTCTTTCCTCGATTTGGGAGTAAACAACACGAAGATACCCATGAGTTACTTCGCCAGTTTCTTGGACGTTTACATGTGGAGGAAGTTAAAACTCGGAATCTACCAATAGATATCGTTGATGATGTATCAACCATTATCACCTCTATCTTTAGTGGCAGTTTGGTTACTACTGTGTCTGCTATAGGCTGCGCACACGGTTCCACTAAGCATGATTCCTTCTTAGATATATCATTAGCAATTCCTTCACGAGGTTGTGTATCAATTGAAGACTGTTGGACTTTATTAACTGAGCAATCggcaatggatgaagaatggcCGTGCCCAGATTGTACCTGTGAACAGAAAGAGCCTGTTAAAAGAAATGAGAAGGGTGAACTGATTTCTGTTAAGAGAAATGCGGTGCAAAGAATGCTCATAGCCAGGCCTCCACAAGTTTTAGTGGTCACTTTGAAAAGATTCACGTACTGCTCTTCTCGCAGTGAGAAGTTGAAAGTGGATGTCCGCTTTAAGGAGATGTTTGACATGCAACCATTTATGGAAAACAG ATCTATGGAGGCCAACTCCCTGTACCGATTAGTTGGAGTTGTGCAGCACCAAGGAACACTGGCACAAGGTCATTATGTAGCATATGTTAGAGCTAACAAGATGGGAAGTCAGATGAATAATAATGGTGACTCAAAGTCTTGGTATTATGCTAGTGACGAGAACGTTTTAGAAGCCTCTTTGGATCAAGTTCTTAGCAGCGAGCCATACATACTTTTCTATGAAAAG TCTCAGCTTACTGATATCAATACGGAGCCCCACTCTTCTGCCAATCCCACTGTTGAGGAGACTCAGCTCCAAACGGGGGCTCCTGTTAGTGATTTGTCGTCTCCACCACTTGATGAATTGCGCCCTTGGGAATACCAGAGGTCCCGGAACCCACATAGACAGGCACGGAATGAAACTTATCAGGATAATGATCTATTGGGACAAAAAGTCGGTGTGTTCCTAAACAG TTTTATTCTCCCCGGCGACACAAGTCTATATTACCACTGGGAGCTGATTATGATGTGCGAGAGGGGTTCTGGATCGCGAAAGCTTAATATTCATTACTCTCATCTTCTCACATTTTCGAAAGGGCTTGCAATGGATGTGTGCAATGGATATGAAAG GTTGACGGTGAACTTGAAGGAAGCGGCCATAACGTTTGCACAGAGTTTGTTGGCTTCGGATACGAACTTAACAGAATCTGGTAGGAAGCGTATGCAGCTGTTGGCATCAACATCAACGGAATCAGATACAAGTCTGGAACTGAAATTCATTCAAATGCCCAAGAT GCACCAACTGCTAAATAATTGTCTACAGCCTCCTATGACTGAAATGATGCGTGTCTATGGCAGTTTGCATACGAGTATCATGACACCTTTACCTGAAAAGTGTTCTCTAGTCCAAAAACTTCTCTCAGACATGATCAATAGTCATAGGGATGGGCTTTCATGGGAGGGAGACATCGACATAGGGGATGTGGATGTTTATGATGATAGGGTATCTATCTCAAAAGAACCAAAGTCCTTCCGCATACACCCTAAAACTTCTCCATTAATGATTAGTGCAATGGAAAGGGATTTCAATTGGATTGCGCAGTCAGTTTTGAAGAAATTTAGAGTTCATGGGGCTTTAATTCCCTATTTAGAAGCTTTCATCACAATGTTGAGTGAGATGGCGAGCTATGCGAGCTGGTGGTCAAACACGGAGACAGCAGAGGCTCTTCGAGAGTTAATAGAAAATCATCCCTTTCTGAAACCTGCAATGGCCCGGGCAAATTTGTGGTCAGGAATATTCTGTGCCTGCTCGTCTCATGATGCAGAAGATATCAATGCAGAATTCAAAACAGTTCTAAACAACTATGTGTGCGAGTCATGGACTGAGCAGATACAATATAACAAAATGCTCAGATGTATTTTCAAgtataaaaatgaaaaatcacAGCCAGGTGTAACAGCTGGCTGTGGTGCTGATGGCCCTGCGGCTGGCCCTACTGCCTCTACAGTTGGATCTGCTGCTGGTAATGATGGCCCTGTGTCCTCTACGGTTGGATCTGCTGCTGGTGCGGCTGGGCAGGCTGAAAACCCTTTAGGATACTATGAGGATAATGCTGAATTTTTAATAGAGTGTTTGAGACATCTCTTTCATCATGGCTCGGGGTATTCCTTTGCGTATAGACCACCGCATGAACGTGGTAACGGTCCACGGGTACAACTGATGAAATCACTTGATGAAACCGAGCTTGCCGGTGCTGCTTTTCTTGATGAATACGCAATGGAAGCTTTGACTGAACTGTTGAAGCAGTCTGCAATGAAAGGCTT TTTGGGAGTGTTACAAGAACTGTAA